The sequence below is a genomic window from Streptomyces sp. NBC_00582.
GAAGCGTGCGGTCCTGTCAGGACGTCCCCTCGCCGCCGCCCGCCACCGGGGCGGTGAGGTCCGCCTCCTCGGGGAGCTCCTCGGTGTCGACGCCGCGGACCTGGGCCAGCTCGTGCTTGAGTGCGGCGAGTTCGGCGCCACCGGCCATGTGGTTGGTGAGTTCCTCGAGGCTGACCTCGCTGCGGTCGGCGGAGAGTTCGAGGGTGCCGAGGCGCAGGACGCTGAAGTGGTCGCCGACCATGTAGGCGTGGTGGGGGTTGTGGGTGATGAAGATGACGCCGAGGCCGCGGTCGCGGGCGGCGGCGATGTACTTCAGCACCACGCCGGACTGCTTGACGCCGAGGGCGGCGGTGGGCTCGTCGAGGATCAGCACCCGGGCGCCGAAGTACACTGCCCGCGCGATGGCCACGCACTGGCGCTGGCCGCCCGACAGGGTGCCGATCGGCTGCTCCAGGTCGTCGAGAACGATGCCCATCTCGCGCAGCTCGTGGTCGGCGGTCTCCTTCATCTTCTCGATGTCGAGGCGGCGCAGGGGCCAGGGGCCCCTGGTCATCTCGGAGCCGAGGAAGAAGTTGCGCCACACCGGCATCAGCGGCACGACCGCGAGGTCCTGGTAGACGGTGGCGATGCCCTTGTCCAGCGCCTCGCGCGGGGTGCTGAAGCGGACCGGGGCGCCGTCGACGAGGAACTCGCCCTCGGTGTGCTGGTGCAGCCCGGAGACGATCTTGATGAGGGTGGACTTGCCGGCGCCGTTGTCGCCGAGGACACAGGTCACCTTGCCGGGGTACACCGTGAGGTCGACGCCGTGCAGCGCGCGGATGTTGCCGTAGGACTTGCCGGCGTTGCGCAGTTCGACGATCGCCCCGTCCGCCGTGTCGGGGGCGGAGTCCGCGATGACGGCCCCGTGGGTGCCGGTTCCGTTGGTGGAAGTCATGGGGTCACCTCCGGGTCGCCGTGCGGCTGACCCACAGATTGATCAGGACGGCGCCGAGGAGCATCACGCCGAGGAATGCCTTGAACCAGTCGGGGTTCCAGCCGGCGTAGACGATGCCCTGCTGCACCATGCCGAACATGAAGGCGCCGAAGACCGGGCCGATCGCGCTGCCGGCGCCGCCGGTCAGCAGACAGCCGCCGATCACGGCCGCGGAGATGTAGATCAGCTCCTGGCCCACGCCCTCGCCGGACTGCACGGTGTTGAAGGTGAAGAGCTGGTGCATGCCGATGAACCAGGCACCGAAGCCGACCAGCATGAACAGGGAGATCTTGGTGAAGTTCACCGGGACGCCGACGGCCCGGGCGGACTCCTTGTTGCCGCCCACCGCGAAGATCCAGTTGCCGTACCGGGTGCGCAGCAGGACCCAGGTGGCCAGCGCGGCGAAGGCCAGCCAGTAGAAGATCGTGATCTTCACTTCGACACCGCCGATGTCGAAGGACGAGGCGAAGATCTTCTTCGCCTGGTCGAAGCCGTCCATGTCGCTGATGTCGTCGGTGGCCACGTTGGTGGTGACCAGCTTGGTCACCGCGAGGTTGACGCCCTGCAGGATCAGGAAGGTGCCGAGGGTGATGAGGAAGCTGGGCAGCCCGGTCTTCATCACCATCCAGCCGTTGAAGAAGCCGATGGCGAGGGAGACCGCGAGCGCGACGACCACGCCGACCCAGACGTTCATGCTCAGCTGGTAGGCGAGCATGCTCGCGGTGAGCGCCGAGGTGATCACCGCGACGCCGGAGGAGAGGTCGAACTCGCCGCCGATCATCAGCAGGGCCACGGGCAGCGCCATGATCCCGATGGTGGACGACTGGTAGAGGATGTTGGCCATCGAGCCGGCCTCGCGCACCGGCGGGGCCGTGATGAGGAAGAACACGTACACCGCGACCGCG
It includes:
- a CDS encoding ATP-binding cassette domain-containing protein — encoded protein: MTSTNGTGTHGAVIADSAPDTADGAIVELRNAGKSYGNIRALHGVDLTVYPGKVTCVLGDNGAGKSTLIKIVSGLHQHTEGEFLVDGAPVRFSTPREALDKGIATVYQDLAVVPLMPVWRNFFLGSEMTRGPWPLRRLDIEKMKETADHELREMGIVLDDLEQPIGTLSGGQRQCVAIARAVYFGARVLILDEPTAALGVKQSGVVLKYIAAARDRGLGVIFITHNPHHAYMVGDHFSVLRLGTLELSADRSEVSLEELTNHMAGGAELAALKHELAQVRGVDTEELPEEADLTAPVAGGGEGTS
- a CDS encoding ABC transporter permease, whose translation is MSMTHHAEPAVTTPPASGPRKTDGRTAERPLALRVLARPEVGVFLGAVAVYVFFLITAPPVREAGSMANILYQSSTIGIMALPVALLMIGGEFDLSSGVAVITSALTASMLAYQLSMNVWVGVVVALAVSLAIGFFNGWMVMKTGLPSFLITLGTFLILQGVNLAVTKLVTTNVATDDISDMDGFDQAKKIFASSFDIGGVEVKITIFYWLAFAALATWVLLRTRYGNWIFAVGGNKESARAVGVPVNFTKISLFMLVGFGAWFIGMHQLFTFNTVQSGEGVGQELIYISAAVIGGCLLTGGAGSAIGPVFGAFMFGMVQQGIVYAGWNPDWFKAFLGVMLLGAVLINLWVSRTATRR